One window from the genome of Sesamum indicum cultivar Zhongzhi No. 13 linkage group LG15, S_indicum_v1.0, whole genome shotgun sequence encodes:
- the LOC105177891 gene encoding putative transcription factor bHLH086, with amino-acid sequence MSLANNDRLPNDSTMAIIQASAFYDHNFGSSGPSLASPKSSREKIYGIGEHSKAVYQEPESPEKGSGFAKNNFTVSNSSSVSSPSSTNSNGLGYQPNYNLSEEGHSVISFKPEYGNFFHGTGSFLSFDQTKRVPTGNLYPKMMVDENEYPIWEDDLHQSSSFQSQLNPKCTAAASHGLPETSSSHQASASYGSGGQFAWLNDHEANTVADGIQELGRQESGNSSKRPYTGDQSTQALKKQCIVAPTSASKKQKPKTALPSKDPQSIAAKNRRERISERLKILQDLVPNGSKVDLVTMLEKAISYVKFLQLQVKVLATDEFWPAQGGKAPDLSQVREAIDAILASQRDRNSSSKS; translated from the exons ATGTCCCTAGCCAACAACGACCGATTGCCTAATGATTCAACCATGGCTATAATCCAAGCTAGTGCCTTTTACGACCACAATTTCGGATCATCAGGCCCATCATTAGCTTCTCCCAAATCCTCACGGGAGAAAATCTACGGCATCGGCGAGCATTCCAAGGCTGTCTATCAAGAACCAGAAAGCCCGGAAAAAGGATCCGGGTTCGCCAAGAACAATTTCACAGTCAGCAATTCTTCCTCAGTGTCCAGTCCCAGCAGCACGAATTCTAACGGGTTAGGGTATCAGCCCAATTACAACTTGTCCGAGGAGGGTCATTCTGTGATTAGCTTCAAACCCGAATACGGAAACTTCTTTCATGGTACCGGGTCGTTTCTCAGCTTTGATCAAACCAAACGGGTTCCCACCGGAAACTTATACCCGAAGATGATGGTTGATGAAAACGAGTACCCGATCTGGGAAGACGATTTGCACCAGAGTAGTAGCTTCCAGAGTCAGCTGAACCCTAAGTGCACCGCCGCCGCCAGTCATGGCCTGCCAGAAACATCCAGCAGCCACCAGGCCTCCGCCAGCTACGGCAGCGGAGGGCAATTTGCATGGCTGAATGATCATGAGGCGAATACAGTTGCTGATGGAATTCAAGAGCTGGGGAGACAAGAATCAGGCAATAGCAGTAAACGTCCATATACG GGAGATCAGAGCACGCAAGCTCTCAAGAAACAGTGCATTGTTGCTCCGACCAGCGCTTCGAAGAAGCAGAAACCAAAGACGGCGTTGCCGTCTAAGGATCCACAGAGCATTGCAGCTAAG AATCGAAGAGAGCGGATCAGTGAACGACTGAAGATACTACAGGATCTTGTCCCTAATGGCTCCAAG GTTGATTTGGTGACCATGCTAGAAAAAGCTATCAGCTATGTCAAGTTTCTCCAGCTACAAGTGAAG GTTTTGGCTACCGATGAGTTTTGGCCAGCACAAGGTGGAAAAGCTCCTGACCTTTCTCAAGTTAGAGAAGCCATCGACGCCATCCTTGCATCTCAAAGGGACAGAAACTCAAGCTCGAAATCATGA
- the LOC105177890 gene encoding pentatricopeptide repeat-containing protein At1g77360, mitochondrial-like, which produces MSNARKRSHGGDSSSSSSSKIDPSRKRHHNHHISTAPNFQTDNHVTPHRNSHQQVMVKRSSFISYSEVSSLPPKVKILCEIVARTPAVTVERVLEDTGIRVSEEDVEEVLKLSYGYPGSAVKFFRWSSFQLNKHSPYAWNLVVDLLGKNCLFDAMWDAIKSMKKEQLLSLATFASVFSTYVIVNRVQEAILSFEVMDQYGVPRDTVALNSLLRSMCREGKTQQAKDYLGILKDKIRVDAETYAVLLEGWEREGDVGKARQTFSEMVVDVGWDTRNMPAYDSFLCTLLKGPDGMHEVIKFFDTMRDRGCYPGMKFLKFSIDECVRKSDPKCAKVFWEAMVRKNICKPDTVMYKSLISLYCNVKDFDSAEKLLDEMVYNGAFPDSETYGLLFHFLIKQRRLRDATPVFKEMVKNEFVPMQEDCSAAVKTYIDAGDPYMGIKVWRCMIENYTSDLDETGNLLVVGLRDMNRIPEAVKCAEDMIERGIKLNSATLSKLKQSLSRIGKAFAYEELLRKWKSH; this is translated from the coding sequence ATGAGCAATGCCCGGAAAAGATCCCATGGTGGAGATTCGTcctcttcttcatcatctaAGATTGACCCAAGTAGAAAGCGCCACCACAATCACCATATTTCGACGGCCCCTAATTTCCAGACAGATAATCATGTTACCCCACATCGGAATTCCCATCAGCAAGTAATGGTTAAGCGCTCAAGCTTCATTTCGTACAGTGAAGTATCCTCTTTGCCGCCAAAGGTGAAAATTTTGTGCGAAATCGTAGCTAGAACGCCCGCTGTGACTGTGGAGAGGGTTCTTGAAGATACGGGCATCCGGGTTTCTGAAGAAGATGTGGAGGAGGTGCTTAAATTATCTTATGGGTACCCAGGGTCCGCTGTGAAGTTTTTCCGGTGGTCCAGTTTCCAGTTGAATAAGCATAGCCCATATGCCTGGAACTTGGTTGTGGATTTGTTGGGTAAGAATTGCTTGTTTGATGCAATGTGGGATGCTATTAAATCCATGAAGAAAGAACAGTTGCTCTCTTTGGCTACTTTTGCATCGGTATTTAGTACTTATGTGATTGTCAATCGCGTGCAAGAGGCCATTTTGAGCTTTGAGGTTATGGATCAATATGGTGTTCCAAGAGACACTGTGGCGTTGAATTCATTGCTGCGTTCAATGTGTAGGGAGGGAAAAACTCAACAGGCAAAGGACTATTTGGGAATTCTGAAAGACAAGATCAGAGTGGATGCAGAGACGTACGCAGTTTTGCTTGAGGGGTGGGAAAGAGAGGGAGATGTAGGTAAAGCTAGGCAAACTTTCTCAGAAATGGTGGTTGATGTTGGATGGGATACGAGGAACATGCCGGCTTATGATTCATTTTTGTGTACCCTGCTTAAGGGTCCTGATGGAATGCATGAAGTAATAAAGTTTTTTGACACGATGAGGGACAGGGGTTGCTATCCTGGCATGAAGtttcttaaattttcaattgatgAATGTGTGAGGAAGAGTGATCCAAAATGTGCTAAAGTGTTTTGGGAGGCGATGGTTCGGAAGAATATTTGTAAACCAGATACAGTGATGtataaatcattaatttcCTTGTATTGTAATGTCAAGGATTTTGATTCGGCTGAGAAGTTACTAGATGAGATGGTTTATAATGGGGCATTTCCTGATTCTGAAACTTATGGGTTACTGTTTCACTTTTTGATCAAACAACGACGGCTAAGGGATGCTACCCCAGTATTTAAGGAGATGGTGAAAAATGAGTTTGTGCCTATGCAAGAAGACTGCAGTGCAGCAGTTAAGACATATATAGATGCTGGGGATCCTTATATGGGAATCAAAGTGTGGAGATGtatgattgaaaattatacttcTGATTTGGATGAAACTGGTAATTTGTTGGTTGTGGGGCTTCGGGACATGAATCGGATTCCTGAAGCAGTCAAGTGTGCCGAGGACATGATTGAGCGAGGGATCAAGTTGAACTCTGCCACACTTTCAAAGTTGAAACAGAGCCTATCTAGAATAGGGAAAGCATTTGCTTATGAGGAACTTTTACGTAAATGGAAGAGTCATTAA